The following proteins are co-located in the Penaeus monodon isolate SGIC_2016 chromosome 10, NSTDA_Pmon_1, whole genome shotgun sequence genome:
- the LOC119577861 gene encoding uncharacterized protein LOC119577861: MARIPEESMSGPSTPLPPLHSSTLRLTSAADDKMATVEEESLIEATGNGSAASSGEGDMKEERKEEKKPLFNPQSSAAMAKIAMGLRAKVHALLEKESKL, from the exons ATGGCAAGAATACCTGAAGAGAGTATGTCTGGCCCCTCAACCCCGCTACCACCGTTGCACTCTTCAACTCTGCGTCTAAcatctgctgctgatgataaaatGGCGACTGTAGAGGAAGAATCTCTGATAGAGGCAACTGGGAATGGGAGTGCAGCAAGTAGTGGAGAAGGAGatatgaaggaggaaaggaaggaggagaagaagccaTTGTTTAATCCCCAGAGTAGTGCTGCCATGGCAAAAATTGCAATG GGATTACGGGCTAAAGTTCATGCACTGCTTGAAAAGGAGAGCAAACTGtga
- the LOC119577860 gene encoding LOW QUALITY PROTEIN: protein suppressor of white apricot-like (The sequence of the model RefSeq protein was modified relative to this genomic sequence to represent the inferred CDS: inserted 2 bases in 1 codon; added 235 bases not found in genome assembly) — protein sequence MASEFGRIVWEGRPKDTNNGHEELLVFGYSCKLFRDNEKAQYVDKGEHLIPWMGDSSLMVDRYDVRGALYDLKEAESGGGGDRWEGLTEEERAEEEKCDQERYLALYHDEFQYQEYQDEEAKRLMSELGSDTYTYSQVGFSYDGQAVLEGGVALTEEQILEQQGALQQQAELQQQQQQQQEQYMGYFPEADEDTFVPPPDLNVPPGMIVPETVKQNKIIVKTSKFIVTQGGQMEIVIKTKQAGNPMFSFLSFDNPLNAYYKHMVSMIKSGRYRPSEEAESGRNRKESEGSEGQYLHPSLSAGIKPDLAPGTPTAIHKPTADCAYSKLIHKIKEKQKGTVVVEGKDSPAPVLVASSTPVSAASTEVGDPLKKKKLQTDITPVGSPKITSLVDYPSFSQTAEHNSDDDDNDSEMDENERCLSKEMDCRDTEYSSIKWPPPEVQMVIDKMASYIIKNGADFEAMVRSRDDPRFDFMKKDHEYYSYYRCKIRLYNEVYGDIFKEGGEDKSRSGSSEGGAGSSTSKKDKRGNNKQPSTISFSIKSREQEVNLDRHSTFPVESSSTDDEDMEEEERERRRLEREERRRKRKLKXKKKERERREREERERREKEEKERLMEKPDESTDASDDNEDVYDIFKYAQEMGKSTDAEEPQKPNKISVESEKKDSDSLSATNVVLEDTYPFCQPERKQQERRKKAAMFLSRLKKGGGEEEAVSQPAYGPQLPPEIAAQILNSASQSPRSSVTSPRRSTPSRSRSHSVSPGPGIPMPPREAPAPPPPPPPTLSPVQSGHTDMFDPFTYKAGTAEASLALAYKNDRTSALESCIASGTDYIDPSKSTGLQESSVLSGASEEGRRSQSIEMRRSKSRQVEASHREKTRSRKKQRRGRSESRSPSSRRDRKKRKRSRSRSRRHKKRRSRSRSHSKTHSRSSHKKKRRKHSSRHERDRGERRSKKSRRRSISSSSSYSSERSYSSSRSSSESEDEVQVIDSPAHSKRGSRASSEVSVGASDLSLVG from the exons ATGGCGTCCGAGTTCGGGCGAATAGTGTGGGAAGGAAGACCAAAAGACACGAATAATGGCCATGAAGAGCTTCTGGTATTTGGATATTCGTGCAAATTGTTTCGTGACAATGAGAAGGCGCAATATGTGGATAAAGGCGAACATTTGATTCCCTGGATGGGCGATAGCAGTCTCATGGTTGACAG ATATGACGTGCGTGGAGCTCTCTATGACCTCAAGGAGGCTgagtcaggaggaggaggagatcgatGGGAAGGACTGACTGAAGAGGAGCgggcagaggaagagaagtgTGATCAAGAGAGATACCTTGCTCTATACCATGATGAGTTCCAATACCAAGAGTATCAAG ATGAGGAAGCCAAACGGCTGATGAGTGAACTGGGATCTGATACCTATACCTACAGCCAGGTGGGTTTCAGCTATGATGGGCAGGCAGTTCTTGAGGGAGGTGTTGCCTTGACTGAAGAACAAATACTGGAACAACAGGGAGCATTACAGCAGCAGGCTGAActtcagcagcagcaacaacagcagcaggagCAATATATGGGGTATTTTCCAGAGGCTGATGAAGATACTTTTGTGCCACCGCCAGACTTGAACGTTCCACCTGGGATGATTGTG cCTGAGACTGTGAAGCAAAATAAGATCATAGTGAAAACATCCAAGTTCATTGTGACACAAGGTGGACAGATGGAGATTGTAATCAAGACAAAGCAAGCTGGAAACCCAATGTTTAGTTTTCTCTCCTTTGACAATCCATTAAATGCCTACTACAAGCATATGGTATCCATGATAAAAAGTGGCAG GTATCGGCCAAGTGAGGAAGCTGAGTCtggaagaaataggaaagagagtgagggaagtgaAGGGCAGTACCTGCATCCAAGCCTCTCAGCTGGCATAAAGCCTGATCTTGCACCTGGAACACCCACTGCCATTCACAAGCCAACAGCTGATTGTGCATATTCAAAACTGATACACAAgatcaaagaaaaacagaaaggcaCTGTAGTAGTAGAGGGTAAAGACTCACCAGCACCAGTACTGGTTGCTTCATCAACGCCAGTATCTGCAGCCTCGACAGAGGTTGGAGAtccactgaagaaaaaaaaattacagacagACATCACACCAGTAGGGTCTCCCAAGATCACTAGCTTGGTTGACTATCCGTCATTCAGTCAGACAGCAGAACATAAttcagatgatgatgacaatgattcgGAGATGGATGAAAATGAACGTTGCCTAAGTAAAGAGATGGACTGTCGAGACACAGAGTATAGTAGCATTAAATGGCCCCCACCAGAAGTGCAAATGGTCATTGACAAGATGGCCAGCTACATCATCAAGAATGGTGCTGATTTTGAAGCCATGGTCAGAAGTCGAG ATGACCCCCGGTTTGATTTTATGAAGAAGGACCATGAGTACTATTCCTATTACCGGTGTAAGATTCGACTCTATAATGAAGTGTATGGAGATATATTCAAGGAAGGTGGAGAG GACAAGAGCAGATCAGGTAGTAGTGAAGGAGGAGCAGGGAGCAGCACCAGCAAGAAGGACAAGCGAGGGAACAATAAACAACCCTCGACCATCAGCTTTTCAATCAAGTCCCGGGAACAGGAGGTCAACCTGGATCGGCACTCTACCTTCCCTGTGGAATCCTCTTCCACAGATGATGAGgacatggaggaggaagagagagaaagaagacggttggagagggaagaaaggaggaggaagagaaaactgaa gaaaaagaaggaaagggagaggagggagagagaagaaagagagagaagagaaaaagaggagaaggagaggttgatGGAGAAACCCGATGAGTCAACTGATGCatcagatgataatgaagatgtttATGACATCTTCaagtatg CACAAGAAATGGGCAAGAGCACTGATGCAGAAGAACCACAAAAGCCAAACAAAATCAGTGTTGAGTCCGAGAAGAAAGACTCTGACTCTTTGTCTGCCACCAATGTGGTGCTTGAGGATACCTACCCCTTCTGCCAACCTGAGAGAAAGCaacaggaaaggagaaaaaaagcagCCATGTTCCTGTCTCGGCTCAAgaaaggtggtggagaggaggaagctGTCAGTCAGCCAGCATATG GCCCACAACTGCCCCCTGAGATAGCTGCCCAGATCCTGAACTCAGCGTCTCAGTCGCCGCGGTCTTCCGTTACTAGCCCCAGGAGGTCGACACCCTCAAGGTCACGCTCTCACTCTGTCAGCCCTGGCCCAGGGATCCCCATGCCCCCCAGGGAAGCTCCagcaccccctccaccacccccacccaccttatCTCCTGTACAGTCTGGACACACAGACATGTTTGATCCTTTCACATACAAGGCTGGAACGGCAGAGGCATCCTTGGCGCTAGCATATAAAAATGATAG AACATCTGCTTTGGAGTCATGTATAGCTTCTGGTACAGATTACATAGATCCTAGCAAGTCGACTGGGCTACAGGAATCTTCTGTTCTGTCGG GAGCAAGTGAGGAGGGTCGTAGAAGCCAAAGTATAGAGATGAGGAGAAGCAAATCCCGGCAAGTAGAGGCATCTCACCGGGAGAA aaCAAGGAGTCGCAAGAAGCAGCGCCGTGGAAGATCAGAGAGTCGTTCCCCAAGCAGCCGGCGGGATCGCAAGAAACGCAAAAGATCGAGATCGCGGTCTCGCCGACATAAGAAGCGACGATCACGTTCAAGatcacactcaaaaacacatag CCGGTCTTCCCACAAGAAGAAGCGCAGAAA